A part of Bubalus bubalis isolate 160015118507 breed Murrah chromosome 6, NDDB_SH_1, whole genome shotgun sequence genomic DNA contains:
- the FCRL1 gene encoding Fc receptor-like protein 1 isoform X1 → MLLRLLLLICAPLCGSTELFLIVSPSRPIEGNTMTLTCKTQPPPQKLDAKLQFLFYKDGRALGPALDNLPEFRIPVVRKEDSGSYWCQAKITSIKTKLSRRVQIEVHRVPIGNVSLEIQPPGGHLMEGEKLVLVCLVTGGTGDIIFFWFRGARGLSLKEKTQHSLMATFEIPAVRESDSDQYYCAADNGYGPIFSELVIITVRIPVSRPVLTLRAPAAQLVVGHIVELHCEAQRGSPPILYQFYHEDGALGNSSAPFGGGVSFNLSLTAEDSGNYYCEANNGQVAQRSEVVPLNITVPMEDRNEVLTSGVIELVLGILAPTTLALLFCCWLKRKIGRRTAKDTVRSIPSPVPQESTYFNSQAPEQLHFDYENVNIASGDDVYSLVYCVQQEQPSAAEERLGTHPGDKDSSAIYSRLKKADLIDMDYDDVM, encoded by the exons CTCCACTCTGCGGATCAACCG AACTGTTTCTGATAGTCAGCCCCTCTCGGCCCATAGAGGGGAACACAATGACCCTGACTTGTAAGACCCAGCCCCCTCCACAGAAGTTGGATGCCAAGCTCCAGTTCCTCTTCTACAAAGATGGTCGAGCCCTAGGGCCGGCCTTGGATAACCTCCCAGAATTCCGGATTCCTGTCGTGCGGAAGGAAGACTCAGGGTCCTACTGGTGTCAAGCAAAGATAACATCTATCAAAACCAAATTGAGCCGAAGAGTCCAGATAGAAGTTCACA GAGTCCCCATCGGTAACGTGAGTTTGGAGATACAACCTCCAGGTGGACACCTGATGGAGGGAGAGAAGCTGGTTCTTGTGTGTTTGGTCACTGGGGGCACAGGAGATATCATCTTCTTCTGGTTCAGAGGAGCCCGGGGTTTAAGTCTGAAAGAGAAGACCCAGCATTCACTGATGGCAACATTTGAGATCCCTGCAGTGAGAGAGAGTGACTCTGACCAGTATTACTGTGCAGCTGACAATGGCTATGGGCCCATCTTCAGTGAGCTGGTGATCATCACTGTCAGAA TTCCAGTGTCTCGCCCTGTCCTCACCCTCAGGGCTCCTGCAGCCCAGCTGGTGGTGGGGCACATAGTGGAACTTCACTGTGAAGCCCAGAGAGGCTCTCCTCCGATCCTGTACCAGTTTTATCATGAAGATGGTGCCCTGGGGAACAGCTCAGCTCCCTTTGGAGGAGGAGTGTCCTTCAACCTCTCTCTGACTGCAGAAGATTCTGGAAACTACTACTGCGAGGCCAACAATGGCCAGGTGGCCCAACGCAGTGAGGTGGTACCACTCAACATCACAG TGCCTATGGAAGACAGAAATGAAGTTCTTACTTCAGGAGTCATTGAGTTGGTGCTTGGCATCCTTGCTCCCACCACTTTGGCCCTATTATTTTGCTGCTGGCTCAAGAGAAAAATAG GAAGACGTACAGCCAAGGATACAGTCAG GAGCATTCCCAGCCCTGTACCCCAAGAATCCACCTACTTCAACTCACAAGCCCCAGAGCAACTACACTTTGACTATGAAAATG tgaATATTGCAAGTGGGGATGACGTTTATTCTTTGGTGTACTGTGTGCAACAGGAACAGCCATCAGCAGCAG AAGAACGCCTGGGGACACATCCTGGGGATAAG GACTCCTCAGCCATATATTCCAGGCTGAAGAAGGCAGATCTTATAGATATGGACTATGATGATGTTATGTAG
- the FCRL1 gene encoding Fc receptor-like protein 1 isoform X2 yields the protein MLLRLLLLICELFLIVSPSRPIEGNTMTLTCKTQPPPQKLDAKLQFLFYKDGRALGPALDNLPEFRIPVVRKEDSGSYWCQAKITSIKTKLSRRVQIEVHRVPIGNVSLEIQPPGGHLMEGEKLVLVCLVTGGTGDIIFFWFRGARGLSLKEKTQHSLMATFEIPAVRESDSDQYYCAADNGYGPIFSELVIITVRIPVSRPVLTLRAPAAQLVVGHIVELHCEAQRGSPPILYQFYHEDGALGNSSAPFGGGVSFNLSLTAEDSGNYYCEANNGQVAQRSEVVPLNITVPMEDRNEVLTSGVIELVLGILAPTTLALLFCCWLKRKIGRRTAKDTVRSIPSPVPQESTYFNSQAPEQLHFDYENVNIASGDDVYSLVYCVQQEQPSAAEERLGTHPGDKDSSAIYSRLKKADLIDMDYDDVM from the exons AACTGTTTCTGATAGTCAGCCCCTCTCGGCCCATAGAGGGGAACACAATGACCCTGACTTGTAAGACCCAGCCCCCTCCACAGAAGTTGGATGCCAAGCTCCAGTTCCTCTTCTACAAAGATGGTCGAGCCCTAGGGCCGGCCTTGGATAACCTCCCAGAATTCCGGATTCCTGTCGTGCGGAAGGAAGACTCAGGGTCCTACTGGTGTCAAGCAAAGATAACATCTATCAAAACCAAATTGAGCCGAAGAGTCCAGATAGAAGTTCACA GAGTCCCCATCGGTAACGTGAGTTTGGAGATACAACCTCCAGGTGGACACCTGATGGAGGGAGAGAAGCTGGTTCTTGTGTGTTTGGTCACTGGGGGCACAGGAGATATCATCTTCTTCTGGTTCAGAGGAGCCCGGGGTTTAAGTCTGAAAGAGAAGACCCAGCATTCACTGATGGCAACATTTGAGATCCCTGCAGTGAGAGAGAGTGACTCTGACCAGTATTACTGTGCAGCTGACAATGGCTATGGGCCCATCTTCAGTGAGCTGGTGATCATCACTGTCAGAA TTCCAGTGTCTCGCCCTGTCCTCACCCTCAGGGCTCCTGCAGCCCAGCTGGTGGTGGGGCACATAGTGGAACTTCACTGTGAAGCCCAGAGAGGCTCTCCTCCGATCCTGTACCAGTTTTATCATGAAGATGGTGCCCTGGGGAACAGCTCAGCTCCCTTTGGAGGAGGAGTGTCCTTCAACCTCTCTCTGACTGCAGAAGATTCTGGAAACTACTACTGCGAGGCCAACAATGGCCAGGTGGCCCAACGCAGTGAGGTGGTACCACTCAACATCACAG TGCCTATGGAAGACAGAAATGAAGTTCTTACTTCAGGAGTCATTGAGTTGGTGCTTGGCATCCTTGCTCCCACCACTTTGGCCCTATTATTTTGCTGCTGGCTCAAGAGAAAAATAG GAAGACGTACAGCCAAGGATACAGTCAG GAGCATTCCCAGCCCTGTACCCCAAGAATCCACCTACTTCAACTCACAAGCCCCAGAGCAACTACACTTTGACTATGAAAATG tgaATATTGCAAGTGGGGATGACGTTTATTCTTTGGTGTACTGTGTGCAACAGGAACAGCCATCAGCAGCAG AAGAACGCCTGGGGACACATCCTGGGGATAAG GACTCCTCAGCCATATATTCCAGGCTGAAGAAGGCAGATCTTATAGATATGGACTATGATGATGTTATGTAG